One uncultured Tolumonas sp. DNA segment encodes these proteins:
- a CDS encoding SCP2 sterol-binding domain-containing protein, with protein MTLSPLNTALGALLETGLNQLLSLDPRARERSKPLHGKVLKLELQGIPAIWLMFSPHQVDVLAAYEHPAHASLNLKWQGLQVLRQPENLSRYIREERLDLQGDPTLFHAFSHLFSELQIDWEEQLSAYTGDVLAHWLCRGAKKIHQCAALQWQLSQQDLREAITDEWQLAPGLLQLAAFCDDVGALVHDSEQLLQRAEQLLQRSTR; from the coding sequence ATGACGCTGTCCCCTCTGAACACCGCGTTGGGTGCTTTGCTTGAAACCGGATTGAACCAGTTATTATCGCTCGATCCGCGCGCCCGCGAGCGCAGCAAACCACTGCACGGCAAAGTACTGAAACTGGAGCTGCAAGGTATTCCCGCGATCTGGCTGATGTTTTCACCGCATCAAGTCGATGTCTTAGCTGCTTATGAACACCCCGCACATGCCAGTCTCAATCTGAAATGGCAGGGCTTACAAGTTTTACGGCAACCGGAGAATCTGAGCCGTTATATCCGTGAGGAACGCCTCGATCTACAAGGTGATCCGACTTTGTTTCATGCCTTCAGCCATTTATTCAGTGAATTACAAATCGACTGGGAAGAACAACTTTCTGCTTATACCGGTGATGTATTGGCTCACTGGTTATGTCGCGGCGCCAAGAAAATACACCAATGTGCTGCTCTACAATGGCAACTGAGCCAGCAAGATCTACGCGAAGCTATCACTGACGAGTGGCAACTGGCCCCGGGGCTATTACAACTGGCTGCATTTTGTGATGATGTTGGTGCATTGGTACATGACAGTGAACAACTGCTGCAACGCGCTGAGCAGTTGTTACAGCGGAGTACACGATGA
- a CDS encoding helix-turn-helix domain-containing protein, with protein MTENKKGLIPPQDQASINKSNTTETKYIADITNTPMVDGQCAEVLSILRKGPVLSFVLTADYAIPEAAARVCDLRARGFNVITNIQPAIVFRGKIRKRVALYSLGHPEWPRPGFLSENNDLPPAA; from the coding sequence ATGACCGAGAATAAAAAAGGCTTAATCCCGCCACAGGATCAAGCCTCAATCAATAAATCAAATACCACTGAAACAAAGTATATCGCCGACATTACCAATACGCCAATGGTGGATGGTCAATGCGCTGAGGTTTTATCAATCTTGCGTAAAGGCCCGGTATTAAGCTTTGTTTTAACGGCTGATTATGCAATTCCCGAAGCTGCTGCAAGGGTTTGTGATTTAAGGGCGAGGGGGTTCAATGTTATTACGAACATTCAGCCTGCAATCGTATTTCGCGGAAAAATCAGAAAACGTGTCGCGCTATATTCATTAGGTCATCCTGAATGGCCACGTCCAGGCTTCCTTTCTGAAAATAACGATTTACCGCCAGCAGCATAG
- a CDS encoding IS110 family transposase, which translates to MMSIQVIGIDLGKSNFHLVAHDRKGNTLFRKKLSRKQLIQFIYDTPLTTIAFEACGGAHWLGRLSLKLGHSVKLLPPQYVRPYVKGNKNDFIDADAIAEASQRPSMRFVEVKSEDAQLITAVYRVRQGYIKDRTACMCRISALLLEFGVSLPQGHGTMKQLFTWLTANAPELPSALNIELTALHEYYKYLNEQIKVQDDKLTRHVAQSDEGQLLHEIPGVGVLTASQCMAELGSVKQFKNGRNLAAWLGLVPHQHSTGGKPRLLGISKRGNKHLRTLFIHGARAILARPEKTGSIFGDWLVQLRASKPFNVVCVALANKLARIVWAVLRYKEAFNAEKLQSEFA; encoded by the coding sequence ATCATGTCTATTCAAGTCATTGGTATCGATTTAGGCAAATCTAATTTCCATTTAGTTGCACACGATCGCAAAGGCAACACCCTTTTTCGAAAAAAACTTTCCCGCAAACAGTTGATCCAATTTATCTATGACACCCCGCTCACCACCATCGCCTTTGAAGCCTGCGGAGGTGCTCATTGGTTGGGACGATTGAGTCTTAAGCTCGGTCATTCAGTGAAACTGCTTCCCCCTCAATATGTACGGCCTTATGTCAAAGGCAATAAAAATGATTTCATTGATGCTGATGCCATTGCTGAAGCATCGCAACGGCCGTCCATGCGATTTGTTGAAGTCAAATCAGAGGATGCGCAACTCATCACCGCTGTTTATCGTGTTCGGCAGGGATATATCAAAGACCGAACTGCATGCATGTGCAGGATTAGTGCTTTATTACTCGAGTTTGGTGTCAGTCTGCCGCAGGGACATGGGACGATGAAACAGTTATTCACCTGGCTGACAGCGAATGCACCCGAACTGCCGTCAGCATTAAACATCGAATTAACGGCATTGCATGAGTATTACAAATATCTGAATGAACAAATCAAAGTGCAGGATGACAAACTTACGCGCCATGTTGCGCAGAGCGATGAAGGGCAATTATTGCATGAGATCCCTGGAGTTGGTGTACTGACGGCCAGTCAATGTATGGCGGAATTAGGGAGTGTGAAACAATTTAAGAATGGACGCAATCTGGCCGCATGGCTGGGGCTGGTTCCCCATCAGCATTCGACGGGAGGAAAACCGCGTTTACTCGGAATAAGCAAACGAGGGAATAAACATCTGAGAACGCTGTTCATTCATGGAGCGAGGGCGATTTTAGCCAGGCCGGAAAAGACGGGGTCGATATTTGGGGACTGGTTAGTGCAACTACGAGCCAGTAAGCCGTTCAATGTAGTGTGTGTGGCGTTAGCGAATAAACTGGCCCGGATAGTCTGGGCGGTATTGAGGTACAAAGAAGCGTTTAATGCAGAGAAACTGCAATCCGAGTTTGCATGA
- a CDS encoding GGDEF domain-containing protein — MKQLTMGSTRFQLFVRQALIIALSVHTLFLLLFVTLNIPMLIIAHVTSIILYMLAIRFNHTSAFKALATLIWIDLLGHALISSEVLGWQNGFHLYLLLLIPVTFLYGTKPQTRRILLTELVVVFYLLLDYHLYDKPAMIELSPMLSMLIRYLNVIVCFGCLSYQLHFYAACIQESGHPPIDKPDTDRLTGLQNREAILSKIDEIFSSSALNRQHMSLIIADIDYFKMINEQYGHNIGDAALIYVAQILHDSIRHNDRASRWGGGEFLLLLPGGPLKSAEQIAERVQAKLHQLPLHKNGQTITISMTFGIAELLPGEDFNQCLIRADMALRNGKANGRNRIELAATDASTPTSA, encoded by the coding sequence ATGAAACAACTGACAATGGGATCTACTCGCTTTCAACTCTTTGTGCGTCAGGCGCTAATTATCGCCTTATCCGTTCATACTCTTTTCCTCCTGCTGTTTGTTACTCTTAATATTCCCATGCTGATCATTGCGCATGTCACTAGCATTATTCTTTATATGTTGGCGATCCGTTTCAATCACACATCGGCATTCAAAGCTCTTGCAACCCTGATCTGGATCGATCTATTAGGACATGCGTTAATATCCAGTGAAGTATTAGGTTGGCAAAACGGCTTTCATTTGTATCTATTGCTACTTATTCCTGTGACCTTTCTTTATGGCACTAAACCACAAACTAGACGTATTCTTCTGACAGAGCTCGTAGTCGTATTTTATCTGCTGTTGGATTATCACTTATATGATAAGCCGGCCATGATTGAATTATCACCAATGCTTTCAATGCTGATCCGTTATCTTAACGTGATTGTTTGTTTTGGCTGTTTGAGCTACCAACTTCATTTTTATGCGGCATGCATACAAGAAAGCGGACACCCGCCGATTGATAAACCCGACACCGATCGGTTAACTGGTTTACAAAATCGGGAAGCTATCTTGTCAAAAATCGACGAGATCTTTTCTTCGTCTGCATTAAATAGACAGCATATGTCGTTAATTATTGCGGACATTGATTATTTCAAAATGATTAATGAGCAATATGGCCATAATATCGGTGATGCGGCTTTGATTTATGTTGCTCAGATTTTACATGATTCTATTCGACATAATGATCGGGCTTCACGTTGGGGTGGCGGTGAATTTTTACTGCTATTACCTGGTGGACCATTAAAATCTGCTGAACAGATCGCAGAACGAGTACAAGCCAAACTGCATCAATTACCATTACATAAAAATGGTCAAACCATCACGATCTCGATGACTTTTGGTATTGCTGAATTATTGCCTGGCGAAGACTTCAATCAATGCCTGATCCGGGCAGATATGGCATTACGAAACGGTAAAGCGAATGGCCGTAATCGGATTGAATTAGCGGCCACCGATGCATCTACACCTACATCGGCATAA
- the hemB gene encoding porphobilinogen synthase produces MPQFIASSFPLRRPRRVRKHDFSRRLVRENRLSVDDLIYPMFVLDGENRRESISSMPGIERLSLDLLLKEAEELVQLGIPAIALFPVIPAEQKSLLAEEAYNDDGLVPRVVRALKEHFPELGVITDVALDPYTTHGQDGIIDDEGYVLNDLTTDILVRQALCHAQAGADIVAPSDMMDGRIKAIRAALEQRNLINTQIMAYSAKYASNYYGPFRDAVGSSANLGKSNKNTYQMDPANSNEALQEVGLDIQEGADMVMVKPGMPYLDIIYRVKQQFAVPTFAYQVSGEYAMHMAAIQNGWLKERECIMESLLCFKRAGADGVLTYFAKRAAIWLQEKK; encoded by the coding sequence ATGCCGCAATTTATCGCATCTTCTTTTCCACTTCGTCGTCCGCGCCGTGTCCGTAAACATGACTTTAGCCGTCGTTTAGTTCGTGAAAATCGACTCAGTGTGGATGATTTGATCTATCCAATGTTTGTATTAGATGGCGAAAACCGTAGAGAAAGCATCAGCAGCATGCCGGGGATTGAGCGCTTATCTCTCGATCTCTTGCTCAAAGAAGCAGAAGAATTGGTTCAGTTAGGCATTCCAGCCATTGCATTATTCCCTGTCATTCCCGCCGAGCAAAAAAGCCTGCTGGCGGAAGAAGCTTATAACGATGACGGACTCGTTCCGCGAGTCGTCCGCGCGCTGAAAGAGCACTTTCCCGAGCTCGGTGTGATCACCGACGTGGCCCTCGATCCGTATACCACGCATGGTCAGGATGGCATTATTGACGACGAAGGTTATGTTCTGAATGATCTTACCACCGACATTCTCGTGCGCCAGGCACTCTGTCATGCTCAGGCAGGTGCCGATATCGTAGCCCCTTCAGATATGATGGATGGCCGCATCAAAGCTATCCGGGCTGCATTAGAACAGCGAAATCTCATCAACACGCAGATCATGGCGTATTCTGCAAAATATGCCTCCAACTACTACGGTCCGTTCCGGGATGCTGTCGGCTCTTCAGCTAATCTGGGCAAAAGCAATAAAAACACCTATCAGATGGATCCAGCCAATAGTAACGAAGCTTTACAGGAAGTTGGTCTCGATATTCAAGAAGGCGCCGACATGGTGATGGTTAAACCTGGCATGCCTTATCTAGATATCATCTACCGGGTTAAGCAACAATTTGCCGTACCCACATTTGCCTATCAAGTCAGTGGGGAATATGCAATGCATATGGCCGCCATCCAGAATGGCTGGCTGAAAGAGCGTGAATGCATTATGGAATCCCTGCTTTGTTTCAAACGTGCAGGTGCCGATGGAGTGCTGACTTATTTTGCTAAACGAGCAGCAATTTGGTTACAAGAAAAAAAATAG
- a CDS encoding dicarboxylate/amino acid:cation symporter: MKMNKLTAMILVSMLVGILTGHLYRSNVTDPAAITAFASNISILTDIFLRLIKMIIAPLVFSTLIVGIAKMGDSQTVGRVGIKAMAWFMTASLVSLALGLVMVNLLKPGVGLNLPLPDIAAKSGISATAITLKDFVTHAIPKSVVEAMANNEILQLVIFSLFFGVAAAGLGDKAKPVVNVMESVANIMLKVTGYVMNFAPFAVFGAIAALIAKQGLGILLTYGTFVGEVYGSILILWVLLLLMGSLFLGRRILGLPKFIREPILLAFSTASSEAAYPKTLQGLKRFGCSEKISSFVLPVGYSFNLDGSMMYCTFATMFIAQAYGMEISISQQITMLLLLMVTSKGMAGVPRASLVVIAAAMAQFHIPEAGLLLLLGVDHFLDMARSATNVMGNAIASSVVAKLEGELTEPSNDDEDLLGDAVLVKE, translated from the coding sequence ATGAAAATGAATAAACTGACAGCCATGATTCTGGTCAGCATGTTAGTGGGGATTCTCACTGGTCATCTGTACCGATCCAATGTGACTGATCCTGCTGCCATTACTGCATTTGCATCCAATATCTCTATTTTGACCGACATCTTTTTACGTCTGATCAAAATGATTATCGCGCCACTGGTGTTTTCTACGTTGATCGTCGGTATTGCCAAAATGGGCGATAGTCAAACCGTAGGCCGCGTGGGAATTAAGGCGATGGCTTGGTTTATGACGGCGTCGCTGGTATCGCTCGCATTAGGTTTGGTGATGGTTAATTTGCTAAAACCGGGCGTTGGTTTAAACCTGCCATTACCTGATATCGCAGCGAAATCGGGTATCAGTGCAACCGCAATTACACTAAAAGATTTTGTCACTCATGCCATTCCAAAAAGTGTGGTAGAGGCGATGGCGAACAATGAGATCCTGCAATTAGTGATCTTCTCTTTGTTCTTCGGTGTTGCTGCAGCAGGTTTGGGCGATAAAGCGAAACCAGTGGTCAATGTGATGGAAAGTGTTGCTAACATCATGTTGAAAGTCACCGGTTATGTTATGAATTTTGCTCCCTTTGCTGTTTTTGGCGCCATTGCAGCGCTGATTGCCAAGCAAGGTTTGGGTATTCTGCTGACTTACGGCACCTTCGTTGGTGAAGTATATGGTTCAATTCTGATCTTATGGGTACTGCTATTATTGATGGGCAGTCTATTCCTGGGTCGCCGGATCTTAGGGTTGCCAAAATTCATCCGTGAACCTATTTTGCTGGCATTCTCTACCGCCAGTTCCGAAGCGGCTTACCCAAAAACATTACAAGGGTTAAAACGTTTCGGTTGCTCAGAAAAGATCTCCAGTTTTGTCTTGCCGGTAGGTTATTCGTTTAACCTTGACGGCTCAATGATGTATTGCACATTTGCCACCATGTTTATTGCTCAAGCCTATGGCATGGAAATCAGCATTTCACAACAGATCACCATGCTGTTGCTGCTGATGGTAACCTCAAAAGGTATGGCTGGTGTACCACGTGCATCATTAGTCGTTATTGCTGCTGCAATGGCACAATTCCATATTCCAGAAGCGGGTTTATTGCTGCTTTTAGGTGTGGATCATTTCTTGGATATGGCGCGTTCTGCTACTAACGTCATGGGTAATGCAATTGCGTCTTCAGTGGTTGCGAAACTGGAAGGCGAACTGACTGAACCAAGCAATGATGATGAAGATTTGCTGGGTGATGCTGTTTTGGTAAAAGAGTAA
- a CDS encoding EF-hand domain-containing protein produces the protein MNVMVTALVATILCAPVYATEVAQGNSAPAKAENLFTKADKNHDGKLDRAEFDTFKQLQEERLIQQIKQRMDKMQFSMFDKDGDNGITQDELKAARLEARQKMMQNLRDRQLQIKPATVAPVSAAEPTKK, from the coding sequence ATGAACGTGATGGTAACCGCCTTAGTTGCAACAATATTATGTGCGCCTGTGTATGCGACAGAGGTTGCACAAGGCAATTCTGCGCCAGCGAAAGCGGAAAATTTATTTACCAAAGCAGATAAAAATCATGACGGAAAATTAGATCGGGCTGAATTTGACACCTTTAAACAGCTACAAGAAGAGCGTCTGATCCAACAGATCAAACAGCGTATGGATAAAATGCAGTTCTCTATGTTTGATAAAGACGGTGATAATGGGATCACGCAGGATGAATTAAAGGCGGCACGTCTCGAAGCGCGGCAAAAGATGATGCAAAATTTGCGTGACCGTCAGTTACAAATAAAGCCTGCTACTGTTGCACCAGTGTCAGCTGCAGAACCAACAAAGAAATGA
- a CDS encoding tyrosine-type recombinase/integrase has protein sequence MPGERTKTGEGIDIPLPKIAVKWLTELKRMSCGSSWVLPARKMQNRMVPHIVESTLPVAMSKLKPHLVGMEWFTVHDLRRTARTHLAALGVDPVVAERCLNHKIKGVEGIYNRHQYFEERKDALNKWAGLLEALIEGRDYNVTPIAKAKRRNQ, from the coding sequence TTGCCTGGTGAACGAACCAAGACAGGCGAGGGAATAGATATCCCTCTGCCCAAAATTGCAGTCAAGTGGCTGACCGAATTGAAACGTATGTCATGTGGTAGTTCTTGGGTGCTGCCAGCCAGAAAGATGCAGAACAGAATGGTTCCTCACATTGTTGAAAGCACTCTGCCTGTTGCTATGTCTAAGCTAAAACCACATCTGGTAGGCATGGAATGGTTCACAGTTCATGATTTACGCCGTACTGCACGAACCCACCTTGCTGCTTTGGGTGTTGATCCGGTAGTGGCTGAGCGTTGCCTGAATCACAAAATCAAAGGAGTTGAGGGGATCTATAACCGTCACCAATACTTTGAAGAACGGAAAGATGCGCTGAATAAATGGGCTGGTTTGCTTGAGGCATTGATCGAAGGAAGAGATTACAACGTCACGCCAATTGCCAAGGCTAAAAGACGCAATCAGTAA
- a CDS encoding antA/AntB antirepressor family protein, with protein sequence MNELFNLKSVEVAGNQIRAVDARELHTFLEVGRDFSTWIKDRIEQYGFIEGVDYVVLAKFGENTLQGIEFDSPNLGNQKQRGGDRRSKEYALSLDTAKELSMVENNEQGRIARRYFIECEKRLAAIAPEQHQLAVSNWRKGRIEVRDYQKLMVSALHLSRARQGKDTNANHYTNEANMLYKLLLGTTAN encoded by the coding sequence ATGAACGAGTTATTCAATCTGAAATCGGTAGAGGTTGCCGGTAATCAAATTCGTGCTGTCGATGCTCGTGAACTGCATACCTTTTTGGAAGTTGGGCGTGATTTCTCCACCTGGATCAAAGACCGCATTGAACAATACGGTTTTATCGAAGGCGTGGACTATGTAGTTCTTGCTAAGTTTGGTGAAAACACCCTGCAGGGCATTGAATTTGATTCCCCAAATCTGGGGAACCAAAAGCAACGGGGCGGGGATCGCCGAAGTAAAGAATATGCGTTATCGCTGGATACGGCGAAAGAGCTATCAATGGTGGAAAATAACGAACAAGGCCGCATTGCCCGTCGCTATTTTATTGAGTGTGAAAAACGGCTGGCTGCTATCGCGCCTGAGCAACATCAACTTGCAGTGAGCAACTGGCGCAAAGGTCGTATCGAGGTGCGTGATTATCAGAAGTTGATGGTGTCGGCTTTACACCTATCTCGTGCTCGGCAGGGCAAAGATACCAACGCCAATCACTATACCAATGAAGCAAATATGCTCTACAAGCTTTTGCTTGGTACCACTGCCAATTGA
- a CDS encoding L,D-transpeptidase family protein, which yields MKFVILALGLLFGTAANATIMPKADLVVVKKSQYSLTLYSKGVALKRYWVALGPNPKGAKVREGDYKTPEGRYLLDYKKTDSNYYKAFHISYPSLADMKRAHQMGVNPGSQVLLHGQRKGSIMSDQTLQRSNWTNGCIALINADMDELWDSIEPGTPIEIRP from the coding sequence ATGAAGTTTGTTATTTTAGCTCTAGGTTTGTTATTTGGTACTGCAGCAAACGCCACGATAATGCCTAAAGCCGATCTTGTTGTAGTAAAAAAATCGCAATATAGCCTGACCTTGTATTCAAAGGGTGTTGCTTTGAAACGTTACTGGGTGGCGTTGGGTCCAAATCCGAAAGGTGCAAAGGTACGAGAAGGTGATTATAAAACGCCCGAAGGTCGCTATTTGCTCGATTATAAAAAGACAGATTCTAATTATTATAAAGCATTCCATATTTCCTATCCAAGCTTAGCCGATATGAAGCGAGCGCACCAGATGGGGGTTAATCCTGGTAGCCAAGTGTTATTGCATGGGCAACGTAAGGGATCGATAATGAGCGATCAAACCTTGCAACGTTCTAACTGGACTAATGGTTGTATTGCGCTGATAAATGCAGATATGGATGAATTGTGGGACTCTATAGAGCCTGGGACTCCAATTGAGATCCGCCCGTAA
- a CDS encoding AlpA family phage regulatory protein has translation MSIYNQSISLIRRKQLEQRMGIGRSTIYLRINQSLITPPVSLGSNSVGWPEHEINAIIAARVAGKSDDEIKVLVSELEAARKLAA, from the coding sequence ATGTCCATTTATAATCAATCCATATCATTAATTCGCCGCAAACAGCTTGAGCAACGCATGGGTATTGGTCGCTCGACCATTTACCTGCGGATCAATCAATCGTTAATTACCCCGCCTGTAAGTCTGGGTTCTAATTCTGTTGGCTGGCCAGAACATGAAATTAACGCAATTATCGCCGCTCGTGTTGCTGGTAAATCTGATGATGAAATCAAAGTATTGGTTTCTGAATTAGAAGCAGCCCGTAAATTGGCTGCATAG
- the ubiB gene encoding ubiquinone biosynthesis regulatory protein kinase UbiB produces MIFSEWRRFYTIGSELLRHGLDELVPRQWQPWPVRLLRRSLFWLRNRYPTQSRGQRLRHAFETLGPVFIKFGQMLSTRRDLLPPDLAEELAQLQDRVAPFDGELARKLIERALGQPIEELFSEFDPIPLASASVAQVHTARLKDNNADVVIKVIRPDIKPIINDDIRLMRLCARIITRLLPNNRLRPVEVVEEYRRTLLDELNLMSEAANTIQLRRNFENSPLLYVPQVYPDHCRENVLVMERIYGIPVSDRIALEANGTDLKLLAERGVEVFFTQVFRDSFFHADMHPGNVFVAYEHPHDPQWIGIDCGIVGTLNRQDKRYLAENFLAFFNRDYRKVAELHVKSGWVPPETKVEEFESALRTVLEPIFAKPLAEISFGHVLLNLFNTARRFNMQVQPQLVLLQKTLLYIEGLGRQLYPQLDLWQTAKPFLEHWMRQQIGPQAAWRAIKEKAPFWAEKLPDMPDLIYDTLTQVQHQHHMVKGLYQQYHQQHRRHAQSRYLLGIGAALLLGSIILLPTHEQLATAGLTISVICWLNGWWKISRR; encoded by the coding sequence ATGATTTTCAGCGAATGGCGACGTTTTTATACCATTGGCAGTGAATTATTACGCCATGGCCTCGATGAACTGGTTCCGCGCCAGTGGCAACCGTGGCCGGTACGCTTGTTGCGCCGTTCACTATTTTGGTTGCGTAACCGATACCCAACACAATCACGCGGCCAACGTCTGCGCCATGCGTTTGAAACACTCGGTCCGGTCTTTATCAAATTTGGCCAGATGTTATCGACCCGACGGGATTTATTACCCCCCGATCTGGCAGAAGAGCTAGCTCAGCTACAAGATCGCGTCGCCCCGTTTGATGGGGAACTAGCCCGGAAACTGATTGAACGCGCGTTGGGGCAGCCGATTGAAGAGTTATTTTCTGAATTCGATCCCATTCCCCTCGCCTCCGCATCGGTCGCGCAGGTGCATACCGCACGTCTGAAAGACAATAATGCCGACGTCGTCATTAAAGTGATCCGCCCGGATATCAAACCCATTATTAACGACGATATCCGCTTAATGCGGTTATGCGCCCGGATCATCACCCGACTACTGCCCAATAACCGTTTACGCCCGGTAGAAGTGGTAGAAGAATACCGCCGCACCTTATTAGATGAACTCAATCTGATGAGTGAAGCTGCTAATACCATCCAGCTGCGGCGGAATTTTGAAAACTCGCCGCTTTTATATGTGCCACAGGTGTACCCGGATCATTGCCGGGAAAATGTGCTGGTGATGGAGCGGATCTACGGTATTCCCGTCTCTGATCGTATTGCCCTTGAAGCCAATGGCACCGATCTGAAATTGCTGGCAGAACGCGGGGTGGAAGTCTTTTTTACTCAGGTTTTCCGTGACAGTTTTTTCCACGCCGATATGCACCCCGGTAATGTTTTCGTAGCCTATGAACATCCCCACGATCCACAATGGATCGGTATCGATTGCGGTATTGTCGGCACTTTAAACCGTCAGGATAAGCGCTATCTGGCCGAAAATTTTCTGGCCTTTTTTAACCGCGACTACCGAAAAGTCGCTGAGTTGCATGTCAAATCTGGCTGGGTGCCACCAGAAACGAAAGTAGAAGAATTTGAATCCGCACTACGCACAGTGCTGGAACCGATTTTTGCCAAACCACTGGCGGAAATCTCATTTGGTCATGTACTGCTGAATTTGTTTAATACCGCGCGTCGTTTCAATATGCAGGTGCAACCGCAGTTAGTGTTACTGCAAAAAACCCTGCTTTATATTGAAGGACTGGGCCGTCAGCTTTACCCACAATTAGATCTGTGGCAAACCGCCAAACCGTTTCTGGAGCACTGGATGCGCCAGCAGATTGGGCCACAAGCAGCATGGCGAGCGATTAAAGAGAAAGCGCCGTTCTGGGCTGAAAAATTACCTGACATGCCCGATCTGATTTACGACACGCTGACACAAGTCCAGCATCAGCATCACATGGTGAAAGGACTGTATCAGCAATATCATCAGCAACATCGGCGTCACGCCCAATCCCGGTATCTGTTGGGGATCGGAGCTGCATTGTTGCTAGGCAGTATTATTTTACTGCCAACTCATGAACAGTTAGCAACGGCGGGCCTAACCATTAGTGTTATTTGCTGGCTCAATGGTTGGTGGAAAATTTCCCGCCGTTAA
- a CDS encoding integrase family protein produces the protein MGKLTDVQIKAWIKADERFEGKADGDGLYLSYRASFNIPRWKFRYKFAGTARSMWMGSYAELSLSEARKLARELSARVALGYDVAGEKQDRKADALAKMEAEKNALRVSDLAEEYFERQILGRWKHPNIVRSRIDKDIRPNLGNLKLEDVKPRHIDDMLQSIVKRGAPTIANDTLRWTKRMFNYAIKRHMIEVNPAAAFEIADAGGKETARERALSREELIRVFQAMRVAKGFSIQNDITIKLLMLLCCRKMELCAASWSEFDLDKGDLVFAW, from the coding sequence ATGGGTAAATTAACAGATGTTCAGATCAAGGCTTGGATAAAGGCAGATGAACGCTTTGAAGGTAAAGCTGACGGTGATGGCTTGTATCTGAGCTATCGAGCCAGCTTCAATATTCCTCGATGGAAGTTCCGTTATAAATTTGCTGGTACAGCCAGATCGATGTGGATGGGCTCTTATGCTGAATTGTCTTTATCTGAGGCAAGGAAATTAGCCAGAGAACTATCTGCCCGGGTTGCCCTTGGTTATGACGTTGCTGGCGAGAAACAAGACCGCAAAGCTGATGCTCTGGCAAAGATGGAAGCTGAGAAAAATGCTCTGCGGGTTTCAGATTTAGCTGAGGAGTATTTTGAACGGCAGATCTTAGGTCGCTGGAAACATCCCAATATCGTTCGCAGTCGCATTGATAAAGATATCCGGCCAAACCTTGGTAATTTGAAACTGGAAGATGTGAAACCCCGCCATATTGATGACATGCTTCAATCCATTGTGAAACGTGGTGCGCCAACAATTGCAAATGACACGCTGAGATGGACTAAGCGAATGTTTAACTATGCAATCAAGCGCCACATGATAGAAGTTAACCCTGCGGCCGCTTTTGAAATCGCGGATGCTGGTGGCAAAGAGACAGCTAGAGAACGGGCATTGAGCCGCGAAGAGTTGATCCGAGTCTTTCAGGCTATGCGTGTGGCCAAAGGTTTCAGTATCCAGAACGACATCACCATAAAACTATTGATGCTGCTGTGTTGCCGGAAAATGGAGCTGTGTGCAGCATCGTGGTCTGAATTTGATTTAGATAAAGGCGATCTGGTCTTTGCCTGGTGA